From a region of the Halostella litorea genome:
- a CDS encoding DUF262 domain-containing protein — translation MESGKKSLEELTTAGVFHVPEYQRYYSWTEPEWDDLWTDLYTLPPDKQHYFGTIIIQKTDETESGGSTGGYGSSREKPINLLIDGQQRLTSLALLVRSMTECLEEIAPETDHEAEILADVEEMRETLLVEDNIYQLQLLDEEDNKYLEWLLTGHDVHEPDRPSQRKMIEAKEYFDDQLDDLTASPDVDPVDVATELKQLWETILELELMVYVVDAANPEKATLIFDSVNDRGRSLSTFDKTKSFLMRMAYLAADTESEAQATIRRIRQSFGEMYNDHQTMLESPYVTDISDDAVQRYHFISYFDWSNSDEYSDPAFLSELKEHIRKLRQEDPRACLEYIKDYTNSLERGFNALSRVLDCTADDEISTLVQRIHRLRHATKFYPLLLKAWPNLDDDGRQELLNAIETYIFRVYSIGNHRSHTGESSLYVRTRNISEDSPADIWVSKVVSLMNRYEDDSQFRRSLSAADLYSKASSQDLRYLFYFYNEHRADEKGERGGPSLTEAMSNEYTVEHIWPQSPDELPLGDADEYPSPEARYGAYVDRLGNLTLASRPWNSKWGNATFEIKCDEGYVESKLWVQWDIQNDYDEWSVENIEDREETIIDFVLDEWATPETRLGDIEEPADAIDRLTKEEQFVLKALRQNTGGAVRRVIHGDATELPDSPFDEPNSNGTERNEVGSILSRLQNVGLAEQNKHTWSPTDEALGIDLPT, via the coding sequence CCGGAGTGGGATGACCTCTGGACTGATCTCTACACGCTTCCGCCGGACAAACAGCACTACTTCGGGACGATCATCATCCAGAAGACGGACGAAACGGAAAGCGGTGGGAGTACCGGTGGCTACGGCTCTTCGAGAGAAAAACCCATCAACCTCCTTATCGACGGCCAACAACGGCTCACCTCGCTTGCGCTGCTGGTTCGCTCGATGACGGAGTGTCTGGAGGAAATCGCACCGGAAACGGATCACGAGGCCGAGATACTCGCCGACGTCGAAGAGATGCGCGAGACACTTCTCGTTGAGGACAACATCTATCAGCTCCAGCTCCTCGACGAGGAGGACAACAAGTACCTCGAATGGCTACTCACGGGCCACGACGTTCACGAACCGGATCGCCCGTCTCAGCGGAAGATGATCGAGGCGAAGGAATACTTCGACGACCAACTCGACGATCTCACCGCATCCCCCGATGTCGATCCCGTGGACGTCGCTACGGAACTCAAGCAACTCTGGGAGACCATCCTCGAACTCGAACTGATGGTGTACGTTGTTGACGCAGCCAATCCCGAGAAGGCGACGCTCATCTTCGATAGCGTCAACGACCGAGGTCGGTCGCTCTCTACGTTCGACAAGACGAAGTCGTTCCTGATGCGGATGGCATACCTCGCTGCGGATACTGAGAGCGAGGCACAAGCGACCATCCGCCGAATCCGACAATCGTTCGGGGAGATGTACAACGACCACCAGACGATGCTGGAGTCACCGTACGTCACCGATATTAGCGATGACGCAGTCCAGCGCTACCACTTCATTTCGTATTTTGACTGGTCGAACTCCGACGAGTACAGTGATCCCGCCTTCCTTAGCGAGCTGAAAGAGCACATCCGCAAGCTTCGACAGGAAGATCCACGAGCGTGCTTGGAATACATCAAAGACTACACCAACAGCTTGGAACGCGGATTCAACGCGTTATCGAGGGTGTTAGACTGTACCGCTGATGACGAAATTTCGACCCTCGTTCAGCGAATACACCGCCTCCGTCACGCGACGAAGTTCTACCCGTTGCTCCTCAAAGCGTGGCCGAATCTTGATGACGATGGCAGGCAGGAGCTCCTGAACGCGATTGAGACGTACATCTTCCGCGTTTACTCGATTGGTAACCATCGAAGTCACACCGGTGAGTCCAGCCTCTACGTCCGCACGCGAAACATCAGCGAAGACAGTCCAGCCGATATCTGGGTGAGCAAAGTCGTCTCCCTAATGAATCGATACGAGGACGACTCGCAGTTCCGACGATCCCTTTCAGCCGCGGATCTGTACTCGAAAGCGAGCTCGCAGGACCTCCGGTATCTCTTCTACTTCTACAACGAACACCGAGCTGACGAGAAGGGTGAGCGTGGTGGACCATCGCTCACGGAAGCAATGAGCAATGAATACACGGTCGAACACATTTGGCCACAGAGTCCCGACGAACTACCTCTCGGGGATGCCGACGAGTATCCCAGTCCTGAAGCGCGGTACGGCGCATACGTTGATCGACTCGGGAATCTCACGCTTGCGAGCAGACCGTGGAACTCGAAGTGGGGGAACGCTACATTCGAGATCAAGTGTGATGAGGGATACGTGGAGTCGAAGCTCTGGGTGCAATGGGATATCCAGAACGACTACGACGAGTGGTCCGTGGAAAATATCGAGGACCGCGAGGAGACGATAATCGACTTTGTCCTCGACGAATGGGCGACGCCCGAGACACGTCTTGGAGACATCGAAGAGCCGGCGGACGCGATTGACCGGCTTACGAAGGAGGAACAGTTCGTTCTCAAGGCACTCCGCCAGAACACAGGTGGCGCGGTTCGTCGTGTTATTCACGGAGACGCGACCGAGCTTCCGGACTCACCATTCGATGAACCGAATTCGAACGGTACAGAACGAAATGAGGTAGGTTCAATTCTGAGCCGTCTCCAGAACGTTGGCCTCGCTGAGCAGAACAAGCATACCTGGTCGCCCACCGACGAGGCGCTTGGCATTGATCTCCCGACCTAA